From a single Bacillus pumilus genomic region:
- a CDS encoding MarR family transcriptional regulator: METKEQIVLKAIQDLIMHREKRRNDPTDPLITTTDTLKQDWTLTQLHILSMIQANPNESNNTFLSQQLKLSKPAITKAVKKLIDKGMVDYCHRQGDKKSVYYSLTEKGTQLAARHDELHEKAVASYLEFLQQFHEDELQVIERFLKAWKEKI; the protein is encoded by the coding sequence ATGGAGACAAAAGAGCAGATTGTGTTAAAAGCGATTCAAGATCTGATTATGCATAGGGAAAAGAGACGGAATGATCCAACAGATCCACTGATTACCACGACTGATACACTCAAACAAGATTGGACGCTCACACAGCTACACATTTTATCGATGATTCAAGCCAATCCAAACGAATCAAATAATACATTTCTTTCTCAACAACTGAAACTATCAAAGCCCGCTATTACAAAGGCTGTGAAAAAACTAATTGATAAAGGCATGGTAGACTATTGCCACCGGCAAGGGGATAAAAAATCTGTCTACTATTCATTGACAGAGAAAGGTACGCAATTGGCAGCACGGCATGATGAACTGCATGAAAAAGCTGTCGCGTCCTACTTAGAATTTCTCCAGCAGTTTCATGAAGATGAATTACAAGTGATTGAGCGCTTTTTAAAGGCATGGAAAGAAAAGATATAG
- a CDS encoding GNAT family N-acetyltransferase: MKPEQQMALRQLEEKIHLFSSAVNGTFLAADDFVLSNTHISTDTFNLLLPTSAQIQNPKKVKAAIEHLQSKKQSFSTWVDHRLLHPDWADLLKEYQFEEAERNTIMMLEQTEGIDPVTSSLLTFKEVLDDQTLFDYKNIFIELFIESPEAIALEDYFQHFSIESLHSKARMFVGYADHKPVTTGLLLEANDSYGIYDVITRAEHRGKGLGSDMFHYLLTQTVNKQKCVMLQASADGKNIYQRAGFQPIGEIVVFDT; encoded by the coding sequence ATGAAACCTGAACAACAAATGGCCCTTCGCCAATTAGAAGAAAAGATACACCTGTTTTCTTCTGCTGTGAACGGAACCTTCCTTGCAGCGGATGATTTCGTTCTATCAAATACTCATATATCGACTGACACGTTCAATTTGCTCTTACCCACATCAGCTCAAATCCAAAATCCAAAAAAAGTGAAAGCTGCCATTGAACACTTACAATCAAAGAAACAATCCTTCAGTACGTGGGTAGATCACCGCCTGCTTCATCCTGATTGGGCTGATTTATTAAAGGAATATCAGTTTGAAGAGGCGGAACGTAATACAATCATGATGCTTGAGCAGACAGAAGGTATTGACCCAGTCACCTCTTCACTGCTTACATTCAAGGAAGTACTCGATGATCAGACGCTGTTTGATTACAAAAATATCTTTATCGAGCTATTCATAGAATCACCAGAGGCGATCGCCTTAGAAGACTATTTTCAACATTTTTCAATTGAATCATTACATTCAAAAGCTCGCATGTTTGTAGGTTATGCAGACCACAAGCCGGTCACAACAGGCTTATTACTCGAGGCAAACGATAGCTACGGTATTTATGATGTCATCACAAGGGCAGAACACCGCGGAAAAGGCCTTGGCAGTGACATGTTTCATTACCTACTGACACAGACAGTGAACAAACAAAAGTGTGTGATGCTACAAGCATCAGCTGACGGCAAAAACATTTACCAACGTGCCGGTTTTCAGCCGATTGGCGAAATAGTTGTTTTTGACACATAA
- a CDS encoding DUF523 domain-containing protein produces the protein MIVVSACLAGLKVRYNGSHRLDQRIEELVQEGKAVTVCPELLGGFSTPRPPAEIIGGDGHDVLRGKASVVDVHGTDVTEIYVKGAKATLEQVQSLRATAVVLKEYSPSCGSQLIYLGEFNGKTKAGDGVTSALLKQHGIQVFSEEDDWTSLFQ, from the coding sequence ATGATTGTGGTCAGTGCTTGTCTTGCAGGGTTAAAGGTCCGGTATAATGGCAGCCATCGATTAGATCAGAGAATCGAAGAGCTTGTGCAGGAAGGTAAGGCGGTCACGGTTTGTCCTGAGCTGCTTGGCGGCTTTTCTACGCCAAGACCTCCGGCCGAAATCATTGGCGGGGATGGACATGATGTATTACGAGGGAAGGCTTCTGTTGTCGATGTGCATGGAACTGATGTCACTGAGATATATGTCAAAGGTGCGAAAGCGACACTGGAACAGGTTCAGTCTTTGAGAGCGACTGCGGTTGTGTTAAAAGAGTACAGTCCTTCTTGCGGCAGCCAGCTGATTTACTTGGGTGAGTTTAACGGCAAGACAAAAGCTGGAGATGGTGTGACGTCCGCCTTGCTGAAACAGCACGGGATTCAAGTGTTCTCTGAGGAGGATGATTGGACTTCGTTGTTTCAATAG
- a CDS encoding rhodanese-related sulfurtransferase — protein MEKQYRVLLYYQYVPIEDPETFTAEHLAFCKELGLLGRILVSAEGINGTVSGTIEQTDKYMQALKEDPRFASMPIKIDEADGHAFKKMHVRLRNELVNLSLEDDVNPLELTGKHLNPVEFYEQMQSPDTVVIDARNDYEFDVGHFRGAVRPDIETFRELPEWIRDNKEILEGKKILTYCTGGVRCEKFSGWLKREGFEDVSQLDGGIVTYGKDPEVQGKLWDGQCYVFDTRLTVPVNQTEHVVVGKDFFTGEPCERYVNCANPACNRKMIATEESEHKYMRSCSHECRTTERNLYIKQHNLSEEEVQERLAIIEKEQAISQG, from the coding sequence ATGGAAAAACAATATCGTGTATTACTTTACTATCAATATGTCCCCATTGAGGACCCAGAGACGTTTACAGCAGAGCATTTAGCGTTCTGTAAGGAGCTTGGCTTGTTAGGCCGTATCCTTGTGTCAGCAGAAGGTATAAACGGAACGGTTTCTGGTACAATTGAGCAAACGGACAAGTACATGCAAGCGTTAAAAGAAGACCCGCGCTTTGCATCTATGCCGATCAAAATTGACGAAGCAGATGGTCATGCGTTTAAGAAAATGCATGTCCGCCTTCGGAATGAACTAGTGAACCTCAGCCTTGAAGATGATGTGAATCCATTAGAATTAACAGGTAAACATCTTAACCCGGTTGAATTTTACGAGCAAATGCAATCTCCGGATACCGTTGTGATTGATGCACGTAATGATTACGAATTTGATGTGGGTCACTTCAGAGGGGCTGTTCGTCCTGATATCGAGACATTCCGTGAATTACCTGAGTGGATTCGTGACAATAAAGAGATTCTTGAAGGGAAAAAAATCCTGACGTATTGCACAGGTGGTGTACGCTGTGAGAAATTCTCAGGCTGGTTAAAGCGTGAAGGCTTTGAAGACGTGTCTCAGCTTGACGGTGGAATTGTCACGTACGGAAAAGATCCAGAAGTTCAAGGGAAGCTATGGGATGGCCAATGCTATGTGTTTGATACCCGCTTAACAGTACCAGTGAATCAAACAGAGCATGTGGTGGTCGGAAAAGATTTCTTTACCGGCGAGCCTTGTGAGCGATATGTGAACTGTGCAAACCCTGCATGTAACCGCAAAATGATTGCAACAGAAGAGAGCGAGCATAAGTATATGCGCAGCTGCAGCCATGAATGCCGCACAACCGAACGAAACCTATATATCAAGCAGCACAACCTGTCTGAAGAAGAAGTGCAAGAAAGACTAGCTATAATTGAAAAAGAACAAGCAATCTCACAAGGATAG
- a CDS encoding aldo/keto reductase, producing MNGLTDTVTLANGVKMPKLGFGVWQVKDGDEAVNAVTDALEAGYRSIDTAAAYQNEEGVGKAIQQSGISRDDLFITTKVWNRDQGYESTLEAFETSMNKLGLDVLDLYLIHWPVEGKYKETWKALEKLYKDGRVRAIGVCNFHQHHLEDLLEEAEVVPMVNQIELHPKLTQEPLRDYCKEKGIHVEAWSPLGSGKLLNHPVLQDIAKKHDKSVAQVILRWDLQHGIITIPKSVTKSRIIENTHVFDFELSAHEMSVIDQLNEDERTGPDPDNFDF from the coding sequence ATGAATGGATTAACAGATACAGTCACATTAGCTAACGGAGTAAAAATGCCGAAGCTAGGCTTTGGTGTATGGCAGGTAAAAGATGGGGATGAGGCTGTAAATGCAGTCACAGACGCTCTTGAAGCGGGCTACCGCAGCATAGATACAGCAGCGGCTTATCAAAATGAAGAAGGGGTAGGTAAAGCCATTCAACAATCAGGCATCTCTCGCGATGATCTGTTTATTACGACAAAGGTATGGAATCGTGATCAAGGGTATGAATCCACACTTGAAGCCTTTGAAACAAGTATGAACAAGCTTGGGCTAGATGTATTAGACCTTTATTTAATTCATTGGCCAGTTGAAGGCAAATATAAAGAAACTTGGAAAGCACTAGAGAAGCTGTATAAGGATGGACGCGTTCGAGCCATCGGTGTGTGTAACTTCCATCAGCACCATCTAGAGGATCTATTAGAAGAAGCAGAAGTTGTGCCAATGGTCAACCAAATCGAGCTACATCCTAAGCTAACGCAGGAGCCTTTACGAGACTACTGCAAGGAGAAAGGGATTCATGTAGAAGCGTGGTCACCATTAGGCAGCGGGAAGTTGCTGAATCATCCTGTTCTTCAGGATATTGCGAAAAAACATGACAAATCCGTGGCACAAGTGATTCTTCGCTGGGACTTGCAGCATGGAATTATCACCATTCCAAAATCTGTGACGAAGAGCCGAATCATCGAAAACACACACGTCTTCGATTTCGAGCTGTCCGCACATGAGATGAGTGTCATCGACCAGCTTAATGAAGATGAACGCACAGGTCCAGATCCAGATAACTTTGATTTTTAA
- a CDS encoding beta-glucoside-specific PTS transporter subunit IIABC, which yields MSYRQLAEDIIKHIGTEKNVHSLVHCATRLRFTLNDRSKADKAAIEKLNGVVTVMESGGQFQVVIGNTVPEVYREIGEFTNLLEDSASSSAKSGEESTSLFGKFVDIVSGIFTPLLGVMAGAGILKGLLGICINAKWLSPEDTSYQILFAASDSLFYFLPLLLAFTSARKFKANPFVAVTIAGALIYPTIQELSKGGGDVTFFGIPVVLMSYTSTVIPIILAVFVMGYIERFFNKVIHESVKNFITPLILLVTVVPLTLIVFGPFGVYAGNGIAAVLLKVFSFSPTLAGALIAMAWQVLVIFGIHWGLVPVILNNIAVHGKDHIKPATAPAVFSQAGASIGVMLKTKNKKLKSLAGSTAVSAVFGITEPAVYGVTLRLKKPFIAAVISAGVGGAIIGYSQSIAIASGLPSLLTLPIFYGQGFTGFIIGISVSFVLSIVLTYLIGFKDPVDEDETPAPAAAPTMENEHGVKAAHVKSPLKGEVIKLEEVQDKAFSSGALGKGAAIIPSEGKLFAPVSGVVTTVFPTGHAYGLTSESGAEVLIHIGLDTVQLGGQHFTPKVVQGQTVSEGELLAEFDIEAIQASGLSVTTPVIITNSGEFSDIIETEEKQITPGQSFLHLV from the coding sequence ATGAGTTATCGTCAATTAGCAGAAGACATCATCAAACACATTGGTACAGAGAAAAACGTTCATTCATTAGTCCATTGTGCCACGAGGCTTCGCTTCACACTAAATGACAGATCAAAAGCAGACAAAGCAGCCATTGAAAAATTAAATGGCGTGGTGACTGTCATGGAAAGCGGCGGCCAATTTCAAGTAGTCATTGGCAATACCGTTCCAGAGGTTTATCGAGAGATTGGGGAGTTTACGAATCTATTAGAGGATTCCGCTTCTTCATCTGCAAAATCAGGAGAAGAGAGCACAAGCCTTTTCGGAAAGTTCGTCGACATTGTCTCTGGCATTTTTACACCACTTCTTGGTGTCATGGCGGGTGCAGGTATTTTAAAAGGTCTATTAGGTATCTGTATCAATGCGAAATGGTTATCTCCTGAAGATACGTCGTATCAAATTTTATTTGCTGCATCTGACAGTTTGTTCTACTTCCTGCCATTACTGCTTGCATTCACTTCTGCTAGGAAGTTTAAAGCGAATCCATTTGTCGCTGTGACGATTGCTGGTGCACTCATTTACCCAACCATTCAAGAATTGTCAAAAGGCGGCGGAGATGTGACCTTCTTCGGTATTCCAGTCGTCTTAATGTCTTATACATCAACGGTGATCCCAATTATTTTGGCAGTGTTTGTCATGGGATATATCGAGCGTTTCTTTAACAAAGTCATTCATGAAAGTGTCAAAAACTTTATTACACCACTGATTTTACTTGTCACGGTTGTTCCACTGACACTCATTGTATTCGGACCATTTGGTGTGTATGCAGGGAACGGCATTGCCGCTGTCCTGCTAAAAGTATTCTCCTTTAGTCCTACACTTGCAGGTGCTTTAATTGCGATGGCATGGCAGGTTCTTGTGATCTTCGGTATTCACTGGGGTCTAGTGCCAGTCATTTTAAATAATATCGCCGTCCATGGAAAAGATCATATCAAGCCGGCGACTGCGCCAGCTGTATTTTCACAAGCCGGTGCTTCCATCGGTGTTATGCTGAAAACAAAGAATAAAAAACTGAAATCATTGGCTGGATCGACAGCGGTTTCTGCCGTGTTTGGGATCACAGAGCCAGCTGTATACGGGGTCACACTTCGTTTGAAAAAACCATTTATTGCAGCCGTTATCTCTGCTGGGGTCGGTGGTGCGATCATCGGTTATTCACAAAGTATTGCGATTGCGTCTGGGCTTCCAAGTTTACTGACACTCCCGATTTTCTACGGACAAGGGTTTACAGGATTTATCATCGGAATCTCGGTATCGTTTGTTCTATCCATCGTCTTGACTTACTTGATTGGATTTAAGGATCCAGTAGATGAAGATGAAACGCCAGCACCGGCTGCTGCCCCAACAATGGAAAACGAACATGGGGTCAAAGCAGCTCATGTGAAAAGTCCTTTAAAGGGCGAGGTGATCAAGCTGGAGGAAGTGCAGGATAAGGCATTCTCATCTGGTGCATTAGGAAAAGGTGCAGCCATCATTCCATCAGAAGGTAAGCTGTTTGCGCCAGTATCAGGCGTTGTGACAACGGTATTCCCGACAGGTCATGCGTACGGTCTCACTTCTGAAAGCGGAGCAGAAGTACTCATTCATATTGGACTTGATACCGTACAATTAGGGGGACAGCATTTTACGCCGAAGGTTGTGCAGGGGCAAACCGTCTCAGAAGGTGAACTGCTTGCGGAGTTTGATATTGAAGCTATCCAAGCTTCCGGCCTGTCCGTCACAACACCCGTAATTATTACCAATTCCGGTGAGTTTAGCGATATCATTGAAACAGAAGAAAAACAAATCACACCAGGACAATCATTTTTACATCTCGTTTAA
- a CDS encoding DUF5301 domain-containing protein, which produces MKNWIIGVVVVIFIGIGIYFMINAKTYSFDDVVSIDRNKVTSIQIEHDNERAVLKKKEDIQKLLKEFSNVKLRKMNEAKKASKESYWIRVYENEKETYGLTFYDQSFLETFDFSKTKDRTSEYQIVDANQVDIGQYIK; this is translated from the coding sequence TTGAAAAACTGGATTATTGGTGTAGTTGTCGTTATTTTCATCGGAATTGGTATTTATTTTATGATCAATGCCAAAACATACTCTTTTGACGATGTGGTCTCGATTGATCGAAACAAAGTGACATCCATACAAATTGAACATGATAATGAACGTGCTGTTTTAAAGAAAAAAGAAGACATTCAAAAGCTGTTGAAGGAATTTTCAAATGTGAAATTAAGGAAAATGAACGAAGCTAAAAAAGCTTCAAAAGAATCTTATTGGATCAGAGTGTACGAGAATGAAAAGGAAACTTATGGTCTGACTTTTTATGACCAAAGTTTTTTAGAGACATTTGATTTTTCTAAAACGAAAGATCGAACAAGCGAATACCAAATCGTTGACGCCAATCAAGTCGATATAGGACAATATATCAAATAA
- a CDS encoding iron-containing alcohol dehydrogenase family protein → MQPEDIVRSGPNQFISQKGIYHELDSLISSSFQAPAVVTGHHSYDAFSAYTKLPSHWPVVQHKGYSSPNAISHIAEELKGADVIIGIGGGTILDTAKSVADALEIEVIMVPTIPGTCAASTPLSVIYDDKGNFMRVDYHKRSSYLTLIDHTFLLSSPLSYLQSGIGDTLAKWYEAEAIIRNAKDSLPLMVHAALKQAVYVRDILLSHSKEAVHSLQTGQLSQAFADVTDTIITLAGTVGGYGGRYGRMAGAHAIHNGLTFIEETHHVLHGQKVAYGILVQLAAESRMSEVEELLELYETLGLPRNMRELGITTQLDEAAKTVASHAARADETFCLIGDYSIEQIVDAIQVIENVSAS, encoded by the coding sequence ATACAGCCAGAAGATATTGTCAGAAGTGGTCCAAACCAATTTATTTCTCAAAAAGGGATTTATCATGAACTCGATTCACTTATTTCTTCTTCTTTCCAAGCGCCCGCTGTAGTGACTGGACACCATTCCTACGATGCTTTTTCAGCGTATACTAAACTTCCGTCTCATTGGCCTGTTGTCCAGCACAAAGGATACAGTTCACCCAATGCGATCTCTCACATTGCAGAAGAACTAAAAGGTGCAGACGTGATCATTGGGATCGGAGGCGGCACCATTTTAGACACCGCCAAGTCGGTAGCAGATGCTCTTGAAATTGAAGTGATCATGGTTCCAACCATTCCAGGGACATGCGCTGCATCTACACCGCTCAGCGTCATTTATGATGACAAGGGGAATTTCATGAGAGTCGATTACCATAAACGATCCAGCTATCTCACCCTCATTGATCATACGTTTTTACTTTCTTCCCCTCTATCCTACCTTCAAAGCGGTATTGGAGATACGCTGGCGAAATGGTATGAAGCGGAAGCCATTATTCGAAATGCAAAGGATTCCTTGCCGCTCATGGTGCATGCTGCACTAAAACAGGCGGTATACGTCAGGGACATTCTTCTTTCCCATAGCAAAGAAGCCGTCCACAGTTTGCAAACAGGCCAGCTTTCTCAAGCCTTTGCGGATGTAACGGATACAATTATTACATTGGCTGGCACAGTCGGCGGCTACGGGGGACGCTACGGAAGAATGGCAGGAGCCCACGCCATCCATAACGGATTGACGTTTATTGAAGAAACGCATCACGTGTTACATGGTCAAAAAGTGGCCTATGGCATTCTTGTTCAGCTTGCTGCAGAAAGTCGAATGAGTGAAGTAGAAGAATTACTTGAGCTTTATGAAACACTCGGGCTACCTAGAAATATGCGTGAACTTGGCATTACAACTCAGCTGGACGAAGCCGCAAAAACGGTGGCAAGCCATGCTGCACGTGCAGACGAAACCTTTTGTTTAATTGGAGACTATTCCATAGAGCAAATTGTCGACGCCATTCAAGTCATTGAAAACGTATCAGCATCATAA
- a CDS encoding PepSY-associated TM helix domain-containing protein, whose product MGVKKTGKKRSTGTASFYQIAWRWHFYAGLIFMPILVLLAVTGAIYLFKPQIEESMYYKLYHVKAEGEKIAPTKQIEAVKEAYPNSELTRYQPGEGKTRSAEIGFRQNEETYTAYVNPYTGQVLGRMKDETKFMNRVEEIHGELMAGTIGDRIVELTACWGAVLIVTGIYLWWPRMPKCISGVVIPRLTKGKRLLIRDLHVVPAFWVSAGMLFLILTGLPWSGLWGNEFQKFATNTGEGYPPSVWVGDKPTSQVKTEEVADVPWAAEKMDVPSSDQSSFLKLSMDDVVRIANDQKVHPAYQVYVPQTEDGVYTLSVFPPKAQDEATVHLDQYTGAVLADYRYDQYGWLGKTIAFGITLHKGTEFGLANQLVGLLVCTGIVGIVISGFLLWLNRKPNDSLGAPKAPAKGRLKWFVLLLVGLGIIFPLVGLSLIIVLLIDLLIIQRIPRLKRFLGA is encoded by the coding sequence ATGGGAGTGAAGAAGACGGGAAAGAAGCGTTCGACAGGTACAGCTTCCTTTTATCAAATAGCGTGGAGGTGGCATTTTTATGCGGGATTGATTTTTATGCCTATTCTTGTGCTACTTGCTGTAACAGGAGCTATTTATTTGTTTAAGCCGCAAATTGAGGAATCGATGTACTATAAGCTTTACCATGTGAAGGCTGAAGGAGAGAAGATAGCTCCTACTAAACAGATCGAAGCGGTAAAGGAGGCCTATCCAAATTCAGAGCTAACAAGGTATCAGCCGGGGGAAGGAAAGACGCGTTCAGCTGAAATCGGTTTTAGACAAAATGAGGAGACATATACAGCTTATGTGAACCCCTATACAGGGCAAGTATTAGGGCGAATGAAGGATGAAACGAAATTTATGAACCGTGTGGAGGAAATACACGGGGAACTGATGGCAGGAACGATCGGTGACCGAATCGTTGAACTGACGGCCTGCTGGGGCGCTGTTCTTATCGTAACGGGTATTTATTTATGGTGGCCACGAATGCCAAAGTGCATCAGTGGTGTTGTCATTCCACGTTTGACAAAAGGTAAAAGGCTGCTCATACGTGATTTGCATGTAGTTCCAGCCTTTTGGGTATCGGCAGGTATGTTATTTCTCATCTTAACGGGACTTCCATGGTCCGGTTTATGGGGAAATGAATTTCAAAAGTTTGCTACAAATACAGGCGAAGGATATCCACCATCTGTATGGGTTGGGGATAAACCAACCTCACAAGTTAAAACAGAGGAAGTAGCTGATGTCCCGTGGGCAGCTGAGAAGATGGATGTCCCTTCTTCTGATCAATCCTCTTTTTTAAAGCTATCTATGGATGATGTTGTGCGCATCGCAAATGACCAGAAGGTGCATCCAGCTTATCAAGTGTATGTTCCGCAAACGGAAGACGGTGTTTATACATTGTCGGTCTTTCCGCCAAAGGCACAAGATGAAGCGACCGTCCATCTCGATCAATACACGGGAGCGGTTCTAGCTGACTATCGATATGACCAGTATGGCTGGCTAGGGAAAACCATTGCCTTTGGTATTACATTACATAAAGGAACAGAATTTGGACTAGCGAATCAACTGGTTGGTTTACTCGTATGTACAGGGATTGTTGGGATTGTGATCAGTGGGTTTTTGCTTTGGCTGAATCGAAAACCAAATGATTCATTAGGTGCACCAAAAGCGCCGGCAAAAGGCAGATTAAAGTGGTTTGTCTTGCTTCTTGTTGGGTTAGGAATTATTTTTCCGCTTGTCGGTCTATCGCTCATCATTGTGCTGCTGATAGATCTATTGATCATTCAGAGAATCCCGAGACTGAAGCGATTTTTAGGTGCATAA
- a CDS encoding FixH family protein: protein MKKGWILVFLLMFLTACQLDPNTEELYEKTASIHVNTNLPSHISSPKEQAFRIFIKENNQPIQASSDIKIGVSKYGEDIQNVVKTESKGEGVYTASYTFPEDGLYDIRLEVKTAGQHIMPTKRVAVGHLTEEEKAILQNKQKKEKQTHSHH from the coding sequence ATGAAAAAAGGTTGGATTCTGGTCTTCCTCTTGATGTTCCTAACGGCTTGTCAGCTCGATCCGAATACGGAGGAGCTTTACGAAAAAACAGCATCAATTCACGTAAACACTAATTTACCGAGTCACATATCGAGTCCGAAAGAGCAAGCGTTTCGTATTTTCATCAAAGAAAATAATCAACCAATTCAGGCATCATCCGACATCAAAATAGGTGTATCGAAATATGGTGAGGATATTCAAAATGTAGTAAAAACTGAATCGAAAGGGGAAGGTGTGTATACAGCTAGCTATACGTTCCCTGAGGATGGTTTATATGATATACGGCTAGAAGTGAAAACTGCGGGTCAGCACATCATGCCAACAAAACGAGTGGCTGTTGGTCATCTAACAGAAGAGGAGAAAGCGATCTTACAAAACAAGCAGAAAAAAGAGAAACAAACCCATTCTCATCATTAA
- the licT gene encoding BglG family transcription antiterminator LicT, protein MKIQKVLNNNVISVIDEHGKEIVVMGRGIAFQRRPGDPVDESLIDKVFRLEDHSVHERMKMLLLEVPYDVVKVTEEMIQYAHTKLNRRLNESLHVSLADHIHYAIERLKKNYLIENSLIWEIKRLYKDEFLVAKDCLEMIEERLHIELPEDEAGFIAMHIINAELNEDMNTTVNITKEVNAILTIVKYHLNMEFDEDSLNFYRFLTHLRFFVQRLINETLLVSEDQDLYQLIKVKYPKAYECAKKIAEYVYQTYHRDLTSEEMLYLSIHLNRLIKREK, encoded by the coding sequence TTGAAGATACAAAAAGTTCTAAACAATAATGTCATTAGTGTGATAGATGAACATGGAAAAGAAATCGTCGTCATGGGCAGAGGTATCGCGTTTCAAAGACGTCCCGGTGACCCGGTGGACGAATCGTTAATCGATAAAGTCTTCCGCCTGGAGGATCATTCCGTTCATGAGAGGATGAAAATGCTGCTTCTGGAGGTTCCGTATGATGTGGTCAAGGTGACCGAAGAAATGATTCAATATGCACATACGAAGCTGAACCGAAGATTAAACGAGAGTCTGCACGTATCGCTCGCAGACCATATTCATTACGCGATCGAACGATTGAAGAAAAATTATCTTATTGAGAATTCACTCATTTGGGAAATTAAACGCTTGTACAAAGATGAATTTCTTGTGGCAAAGGATTGTCTTGAAATGATTGAAGAGCGCCTTCATATTGAGCTACCTGAGGATGAAGCGGGCTTTATTGCCATGCATATTATTAATGCAGAGCTCAATGAGGACATGAATACAACGGTCAATATCACAAAAGAAGTAAACGCCATTCTCACCATTGTAAAATATCATCTCAATATGGAATTTGATGAAGACTCACTCAACTTTTACCGTTTTCTCACGCATTTGCGCTTTTTTGTCCAGCGTCTGATCAACGAAACACTACTTGTCAGCGAAGATCAGGACTTATATCAGCTGATCAAGGTGAAGTATCCGAAGGCATACGAATGTGCAAAGAAGATCGCAGAATATGTCTATCAAACCTATCACCGAGATCTCACATCAGAGGAGATGCTGTACCTATCCATTCATTTGAATCGGTTGATTAAACGAGAAAAATAA